The following proteins are encoded in a genomic region of Triticum dicoccoides isolate Atlit2015 ecotype Zavitan chromosome 1B, WEW_v2.0, whole genome shotgun sequence:
- the LOC119337919 gene encoding urea-proton symporter DUR3-like: MSGGGRVVCPPPELSFGGQYYSVVDGVCSRDESFFGGKPVLTQAVGYAVVLGFGAFFALFTSFLVWLEKRYVGGSQLQTSEWFNTAGRSVKTGLIASVIVSQWTWAATILQSSNVAWQYGVSGPFWYASGATVQVLLFGIMAIEIKRKAPNAHTVCEIVRARWGARAHLVFLTFCLATNVIVTAMLLLGGSAVVHALTGVNVYAASFLIPLGVIVYTLAGGLKATFLASYIHSVVVHAVLLVFVFLVYTSSSSLGSPKVVYERLLVVASAARDCSGDLSRSGQSCGPVHGNLKGSYLTMLSSGGLVFGIINIVGNFGTVFVDNGYWMSAIAARPSSTHKGYLLGGLVWFAVPFSLATSLGLGALALDLPITAAEAAKGLVPPATATALMGKPGSVLLLTMLFMAVTSAGSAELVAVSSLFTYDIYRTYVNPGASGKQILLVSRAVILAFGCSMGVLAVVLNLVGVSLGWMYLAMGVLVGSAVIPIALLLLWSKANAFGAMLGTISGCVLGVIVWLTVAKVQYGRVNLDTTGRNAPMLAGNLVSILVGGAVHGVCSLVSPQNYDWESCRRITTVESVAAEDDDELQEAKLMHAKRWIVKWGLVFTVVIVVLWPALSVPAGRFSLGYFTLWAAIAIAWGTVGSAVIILMPLVESWDTISMVCAGMLTNDIVYQRLDDVNLRLRAIMGAMPEAEKRYQQLQRKDEVEMHPAGTHPADDSDHLLEN, from the exons ATGTCGGGCGGTGGCCGCGTGGTGTGTCCGCCGCCGGAGTTGAGTTTCGGCGGGCAGTACTACTCGGTGGTGGACGGGGTCTGCAGCCGCGACGAGAGCTTCTTCGGCGGGAAGCCGGTGCTGACGCAGGCCGTCGGGTACGCCGTCGTCCTCGGCTTCGGCGCTTTCTTCGCGCTCTTCACTTCCTTCCTG GTGTGGTTGGAGAAACGTTACGTGGGTGGGTCGCAGCTGCAGACGTCGGAGTGGTTCAACACCGCCGGCCGGAGCGTGAAGACCGGGCTGATCGCCAGCGTGATCGTGTCGCAGTGGACATGGGCGGCGACCATCCTGCAGAGCTCCAACGTGGCGTGGCAGTACGGCGTGAGCGGGCCCTTCTGGTACGCCAGCGGCGCCACCGTGCAGGTGCTCCTCTTCGGGATCATGGCCATCGAGATCAAGCGCAAGGCGCCCAACGCGCACACCGTCTGCGAGATCGTCAGGGCCCGGTGGGGTGCCCGCGCGCACCTCGTCTTCCTCACCTTCTGCCTCGCCACCAACGTCATCGTCACCGCCATGCTGCTGCTCGGCGGCTCTGCCGTCGTGCACGCGCTCACGGGCGTCAACGTCTACGCCGCCAGCTTCCTCATCCCGCTCGGCGTCATCGTGTACACGCTCGCCGGCGGGCTCAAGGCCACTTTCCTcgccagctacatccactccgtcgtCGTGCACGCCGTGctcctcgtcttcgtcttcctcgtCTACACCTCCAGCAGCAGCCTCGGCAGCCCCAAGGTGGTGTACGAGCgcctcctggtcgtcgccagcgccGCCAGGGACTGCTCCGGCGACCTCTCGCGCTCTGGTCAGTCTTGCGGACCCGTCCATGGCAACCTCAAGGGTTCCTACCTCACCATGCTCAGCTCCGGCGGCCTCGTGTTCGGCATCATCAACATCGTCGGCAATTTCGGCACCGTCTTCGTCGACAAC GGGTACTGGATGAGCGCGATCGCCGCTAGGCCGTCGTCGACGCACAAGGGTTACCTGCTGGGCGGCCTGGTGTGGTTCGCAGTGCCATTCTCGCTGGCAACATCGCTCGGCCTCGGCGCGCTCGCCCTCGACCTCCCTATCACCGCGGCTGAGGCGGCAAAGGGCCTCGTCCCGCCGGCCACCGCCACCGCGCTCATGGGCAAGCCTGGCTCCGTCCTCCTCCTCACCATGCTTTTCATGGCCGTCACCTCCGCGGGCTCCGCAGAGCTCGTTGCCGTCTCCTCCCTCTTCACCTACGACATCTACCGCACCTACGTCAACCCTGGCGCTTCCGGTAAGCAGATCCTCCTCGTGTCCAGGGCCGTCATCCTCGCCTTCGGATGCTCCATGGGCGTCCTGGCCGTCGTCCTCAACCTCGTGGGCGTGTCCCTCGGGTGGATGTACCTGGCCATGGGCGTCCTCGTGGGCTCCGCCGTCATCCCCATCGCTCTGCTGCTGCTCTGGAGCAAGGCCAACGCCTTCGGCGCCATGCTCGGCACCATCAGCGGTTGCGTCCTCGGCGTGATCGTCTGGCTCACGGTGGCCAAGGTGCAGTACGGCCGCGTCAACCTGGACACCACCGGCCGGAACGCGCCCATGCTGGCGGGCAACCTGGTGTCCATACTGGTGGGCGGGGCCGTGCACGGCGTGTGCAGCCTGGTGTCGCCGCAGAACTACGACTGGGAGAGCTGCAGACGGATCACCACGGTGGAGAGCGTGgccgccgaagacgacgacgagcTCCAGGAGGCGAAGCTCATGCACGCCAAGCGGTGGATCGTCAAGTGGGGCCTGGTGTTCACGGTCGTGATCGTGGTGCTGTGGCCGGCGCTGTCGGTGCCGGCGGGGAGGTTCAGCCTGGGGTACTTCACGCTGTGGGCGGCGATCGCGATCGCGTGGGGGACGGTGGGCTCGGCGGTGATCATCCTGATGCCGCTGGTGGAGAGCTGGGACACCATCAGCATGGTGTGCGCGGGGATGTTAACCAACGACATCGTGTACCAGCGCCTGGACGACGTGAACCTGCGGCTGAGGGCCATCATGGGGGCCATGCCCGAGGCCGAGAAGCGCTACCAGCAGCTGCAGCGGAAGGATGAGGTGGAGATGCACCCCGCCGGCACCCACCCGGCCGACGACAGCGACCACCTTTTGGAGAACTAG